In Nonomuraea sp. NBC_00507, the following are encoded in one genomic region:
- a CDS encoding ABC transporter permease, translating to MALGFRPDATLAGWALVLGLVAAYVLAMSSLAVLWGLLVKSTQAAGAFSFVVLFLPYLSDGVVPAETMPGVLRDFAYNQPITPIVATLRALLLGEPVGSFGVVAALWLAGVVAVSVPIAAVLFRRRTSA from the coding sequence ATCGCCCTCGGTTTCCGCCCGGACGCCACGCTCGCCGGGTGGGCTCTGGTGCTGGGGCTGGTGGCGGCGTACGTGCTGGCGATGTCGTCGCTGGCGGTGCTCTGGGGGCTGCTGGTGAAGTCGACTCAGGCGGCCGGGGCGTTCAGCTTCGTCGTGTTGTTCCTGCCGTACCTGTCGGACGGGGTGGTGCCGGCCGAGACCATGCCGGGCGTGCTGCGCGACTTCGCCTACAACCAGCCGATCACGCCGATCGTGGCGACGTTGCGGGCGCTGCTCCTGGGCGAGCCCGTGGGGTCGTTCGGCGTGGTGGCGGCGCTCTGGCTCGCGGGCGTGGTGGCGGTGAGCGTGCCGATCGCCGCGGTGCTGTTCCGCCGCCGGACCTCGGCCTAG
- a CDS encoding SAM-dependent methyltransferase codes for MTSPEARNSGKGGSAALDADLLGHQRTVVTISTYQSGSMESPQIDPNRPNVARMYDYWLGGKDNFPADRQAAERASRANPNAQFCAWANRAFLGRAVRFLAKQGIRQFLDVGSGLPAVGNVHEVAQSIEPGARTVCVDYDPIVSQHGRALLATDERTTMVQMDLRNPEFILDKAAGLLNFDFPVAVLLVATLHFITDEEDPHGIVKTLMECTEPGSYLVVSHVLETPTTIAAAGAGYKDASAGVTLRSEAEISGFFAVTETELLDPGLVRVPLRRPEVAQPLAEEDAAKVDFLGGVGRKER; via the coding sequence ATGACCAGTCCAGAAGCGCGAAACAGCGGTAAGGGTGGCTCGGCGGCGCTTGATGCGGATCTTCTTGGGCATCAGCGCACCGTGGTCACGATCTCTACCTATCAGTCGGGCTCAATGGAGAGTCCGCAGATTGACCCCAATAGGCCGAATGTGGCCCGGATGTACGATTACTGGCTGGGCGGCAAGGATAACTTCCCGGCGGACCGTCAGGCGGCGGAGCGAGCGTCGAGAGCGAACCCCAATGCGCAATTCTGTGCGTGGGCGAATCGGGCGTTCCTTGGCCGGGCGGTGCGCTTTCTGGCGAAGCAGGGAATCCGGCAGTTCCTCGACGTCGGCAGTGGTCTGCCCGCTGTCGGCAACGTGCATGAGGTGGCGCAGTCGATCGAACCGGGCGCGCGGACTGTGTGTGTGGATTACGACCCGATCGTGTCCCAGCATGGGCGGGCGCTGCTGGCCACCGATGAGCGGACCACGATGGTCCAAATGGATCTCCGGAATCCGGAGTTCATCCTGGACAAGGCCGCTGGCCTGCTGAATTTCGACTTTCCCGTTGCGGTGCTGCTGGTGGCCACGCTGCACTTCATCACCGATGAGGAGGATCCGCACGGGATCGTCAAGACGCTGATGGAGTGCACGGAGCCGGGCAGTTACCTGGTTGTCTCGCATGTGCTGGAGACGCCGACCACGATCGCGGCTGCTGGCGCTGGGTACAAGGACGCGTCGGCGGGGGTGACGCTGCGCAGCGAAGCGGAGATCAGTGGGTTCTTCGCGGTGACGGAGACGGAGTTGCTGGATCCGGGGTTGGTGCGGGTGCCGCTGCGGCGGCCGGAGGTCGCGCAACCGCTCGCTGAGGAGGACGCCGCGAAGGTCGATTTCCTGGGTGGGGTCGGGAGGAAAGAGCGGTGA